The Blastocatellia bacterium genome contains a region encoding:
- a CDS encoding MFS transporter — MDKRNLIYLFAATLFSYTTLSMLIPTFPAYVLSLGGNAADVGLTWGAFTAGILVSRPLIGRWTDRRGRRWVMLLGTLIFSLAPLLYLVSQSVLLLYLCRFIHGIGSAAFTTASVTLLTDCTTAENRGHTLGLMGTANNIGFALGPWLGSQLVQTSGFTGLFLTTAAFALISWMAALPLREVVMPAQSRAPVSYLRAVRQRSVLLSSSILLIAAIIHTSIMTFLPLFLDERRLLGAGPYFFTLGVCMLLVRALARPILNAQAHRSVVGLSLLGMTIGILIIVHATSSAWLLSAAILYGFSFAVIRPVLTSFLAHHTPASARGTVFSFYEGAYDLGMSLAGIGLGLVANSFDLVVMFYLTMAVGLVGQLLSLGLTNGAEESVEWSVVLQEEQSIHR, encoded by the coding sequence ATGGACAAGCGGAATTTGATCTATCTGTTCGCCGCAACGCTCTTCTCCTACACAACGCTCTCGATGCTCATTCCGACTTTTCCAGCCTATGTGTTGAGTCTGGGCGGCAACGCCGCCGACGTTGGCTTGACATGGGGCGCATTCACCGCCGGCATACTCGTGTCGCGTCCATTGATCGGGCGGTGGACAGACCGCCGAGGCCGCCGTTGGGTCATGCTCTTGGGCACGCTGATTTTTTCGCTCGCGCCGCTGCTGTATCTGGTTAGCCAGTCTGTCCTGCTGCTTTATCTGTGTCGCTTCATTCACGGCATTGGCTCGGCTGCGTTCACCACCGCGTCGGTCACCTTGTTGACCGATTGTACGACTGCCGAAAATCGTGGACACACACTTGGACTGATGGGCACGGCCAATAACATTGGATTCGCGCTGGGACCTTGGTTGGGAAGCCAACTGGTTCAGACGAGCGGCTTCACCGGCCTGTTCCTGACGACCGCTGCGTTCGCGCTGATCAGTTGGATGGCTGCGCTGCCGCTTCGCGAGGTCGTCATGCCGGCGCAGAGTCGCGCGCCGGTCAGCTATCTGCGCGCCGTCCGGCAACGAAGCGTCTTGTTATCTTCTTCAATTTTGCTCATCGCTGCCATCATTCATACGAGTATTATGACCTTCCTTCCGCTGTTCCTCGACGAGCGGCGGTTGCTGGGCGCCGGTCCCTATTTCTTCACGCTCGGAGTTTGCATGTTGCTCGTTCGCGCGTTGGCCAGGCCGATTCTCAATGCGCAAGCGCACCGATCGGTTGTCGGTCTCTCACTGTTGGGCATGACCATAGGAATTTTGATCATTGTGCATGCAACCAGCTCAGCGTGGCTGCTCAGCGCGGCCATTTTGTATGGATTCAGCTTCGCTGTCATCCGTCCGGTATTGACCTCGTTTCTGGCTCACCATACGCCGGCGAGCGCGCGCGGCACCGTCTTCTCGTTTTATGAAGGCGCTTATGATTTGGGCATGTCGCTGGCCGGAATCGGGCTGGGCTTGGTCGCCAACAGCTTTGATTTGGTGGTGATGTTCTACCTGACGATGGCTGTTGGTCTTGTTGGTCAACTTCTCTCGCTGGGCCTTACCAATGGGGCGGAGGAATCGGTGGAATGGTCTGTGGTGTTGCAAGAAGAGCAGAGCATCCATCGGTGA
- the mtnA gene encoding S-methyl-5-thioribose-1-phosphate isomerase — MIETIEWTDEGVRMIDQRKLPNEELYPVYRTHQEVAQAIKDMVIRGAPAIGVAAAMGIAIGIRNSQATTLEQLERELNEICQVMAATRPTAVNLFWAIERMKRVFAEAKREQASIEAVKQRMIEEAKWIKQEDIELNRRIGRHGATLLPNQANVLTHCNAGTLATAGYGTALGVIRAAVEQHKKIHVLADETRPFLQGARLTAWELQKDGIPVTLIADNMAGYMMKRGEVDCVIVGADRIAANGDVANKIGTYSVAVLAKEHGIPFYVAAPMSTIDLSLASGEQIPIEQRDISEIIQINGQRIAPEGVEAVNPAFDVTPNRYVTAIITERGIARPPYTESLKRLASAPVSE, encoded by the coding sequence ATGATTGAAACGATTGAATGGACTGACGAAGGTGTGCGGATGATTGACCAGCGGAAGCTGCCCAATGAAGAGCTGTATCCGGTCTATCGCACACACCAAGAGGTCGCACAAGCGATCAAAGACATGGTGATTCGCGGCGCGCCGGCTATTGGCGTGGCGGCGGCGATGGGTATCGCCATTGGCATTCGCAACTCGCAGGCCACGACGCTTGAACAATTGGAGCGGGAGTTGAATGAGATTTGTCAGGTGATGGCAGCTACACGCCCGACGGCTGTGAATCTTTTCTGGGCGATCGAACGAATGAAGCGTGTGTTCGCCGAGGCGAAACGAGAGCAGGCCTCGATCGAAGCGGTCAAACAGCGAATGATCGAAGAAGCCAAATGGATCAAACAGGAGGATATTGAGCTGAATCGCCGAATCGGCCGACACGGCGCGACGTTGCTGCCCAATCAGGCCAACGTGTTGACTCACTGCAATGCCGGCACGTTGGCCACGGCCGGTTACGGCACGGCGCTCGGCGTGATCCGCGCGGCGGTCGAGCAACACAAAAAGATTCATGTGCTGGCCGACGAAACGCGCCCATTCCTGCAAGGCGCGCGATTAACGGCTTGGGAGCTTCAGAAAGACGGCATTCCGGTCACTTTGATCGCCGATAACATGGCCGGTTACATGATGAAGCGAGGAGAGGTTGATTGCGTCATCGTGGGCGCTGACCGCATCGCTGCCAATGGCGACGTGGCGAACAAAATCGGGACATACTCGGTGGCGGTGCTGGCCAAAGAGCACGGCATTCCGTTTTATGTGGCGGCGCCGATGTCAACGATTGATCTGTCGCTCGCATCTGGCGAGCAAATTCCTATTGAACAGCGCGACATCAGTGAAATCATCCAGATCAACGGTCAGCGCATCGCGCCGGAAGGGGTCGAGGCCGTTAATCCGGCGTTCGATGTCACGCCCAACCGATACGTCACAGCCATCATTACCGAGCGCGGCATTGCCCGGCCTCCCTACACCGAGAGCTTGAAGCGGCTGGCCTCGGCCCCTGTCTCTGAGTGA
- the tsaD gene encoding tRNA (adenosine(37)-N6)-threonylcarbamoyltransferase complex transferase subunit TsaD: MLILGIETSCDETAAAIVEDGCIIRSNIVSSQVSTHQPYGGIVPELASREHIRNIVPVVEQALQTAGVTFQQIDGIGVTYGPGLVGSLLVGLSYAKSLAFALNKPFVGVNHLEGHIYSVVFENGPIEYPALALLVSGGHTELYAIPEAEHYQRLGHTRDDAAGEAFDKVAKLLGLGYPGGPIIDRLSQHGNAQAVAFTMPRMSDGTLDFSFSGLKTAVRRYVQERGWSPPPDAEHPPQEIIDLAASFQRIVVKTLLHRVSNAIEQVHPRTIILAGGVACNTELRREGKRLAEQAGIPLYVPSPMLTTDNAAMIAAAAYPKLARGERADYALTAVASLKLHRPHQAHNGPRHAGRFKS, encoded by the coding sequence ATGTTGATTCTCGGCATCGAGACATCATGTGATGAAACGGCGGCGGCCATCGTCGAAGACGGCTGCATCATTCGCTCCAATATCGTCTCGTCTCAAGTGAGCACACATCAGCCATACGGCGGCATTGTGCCGGAACTGGCCTCGCGCGAGCACATCAGGAACATCGTGCCCGTCGTTGAGCAGGCGCTCCAGACGGCCGGTGTGACGTTTCAACAGATTGATGGGATTGGGGTGACCTACGGTCCTGGCCTGGTCGGCTCGTTGTTAGTGGGACTCAGCTACGCCAAGTCACTGGCGTTCGCGTTGAACAAGCCGTTTGTCGGGGTGAATCATCTGGAGGGGCATATCTATTCGGTGGTCTTTGAAAATGGTCCGATCGAGTATCCGGCGCTGGCCTTGCTCGTCTCCGGCGGGCACACGGAATTGTACGCGATTCCTGAAGCGGAGCATTATCAGCGACTCGGACACACGCGCGACGATGCCGCCGGCGAAGCCTTTGACAAGGTGGCCAAACTGTTGGGGCTGGGCTATCCCGGCGGGCCGATCATTGATCGGCTGTCACAACATGGCAACGCACAGGCTGTTGCATTCACGATGCCGCGCATGAGCGATGGAACACTCGATTTCAGCTTCAGTGGCTTGAAAACGGCTGTGCGACGGTACGTCCAAGAGCGTGGTTGGTCGCCACCGCCTGACGCTGAACACCCACCACAAGAGATCATTGATCTGGCCGCCAGCTTCCAGCGGATCGTGGTAAAGACGCTGCTGCATCGCGTCAGCAACGCGATCGAACAGGTGCATCCACGCACGATCATTCTGGCCGGCGGCGTCGCCTGCAACACCGAGTTGCGCCGCGAAGGAAAGCGCCTGGCCGAGCAAGCCGGCATTCCTCTCTACGTGCCCAGCCCGATGTTAACGACTGACAACGCAGCGATGATCGCTGCCGCAGCCTATCCCAAGCTCGCCCGCGGGGAACGCGCAGACTACGCGCTCACGGCCGTAGCCAGCCTGAAACTGCACCGGCCGCATCAAGCACATAACGGCCCGCGCCACGCCGGGCG
- a CDS encoding cyclopropane-fatty-acyl-phospholipid synthase family protein — translation MWYEKLLERNLLPDWMIRIGIRQIVASRLRQERQSDARAQQRRLEQFVEELKQSPIALNTRDANAQHYDVPAAFFKLVLGRRLKYSCCYWPVGVATLDEAEEAMLALTCQRARVADGQQVLDLGCGWGSLSLYLAELYPNSRIIGVSNSRAQKAFIDAEAARRGLTNLQIITSDMNSFSTSLQFDRIISIEMFEHMRNYQTLLARIASWMKPDGLLFVHIFCHQKYAYPYEDRGPNDWMARHFFTGGIMPSHDLLLHFQNDVRALDRWRISGVHYQRTCQAWLNKMDQHRSKILAIFADVYGRSQAVKRWVYWRVFFMACAELFGYRQGQEWGVSHYLFEKRDC, via the coding sequence ATGTGGTACGAAAAGTTGTTAGAGAGAAACCTGCTGCCTGACTGGATGATTCGCATCGGCATTCGGCAGATCGTGGCCTCGCGGCTGCGCCAGGAGCGGCAGAGCGATGCCAGGGCGCAACAGCGGCGGCTTGAGCAGTTTGTTGAGGAGTTGAAACAAAGTCCTATCGCATTGAATACGCGTGATGCCAATGCGCAGCATTACGACGTGCCAGCGGCGTTTTTCAAACTCGTGCTCGGTCGGCGACTCAAGTACAGTTGCTGTTACTGGCCGGTCGGTGTGGCGACACTCGATGAAGCGGAAGAAGCGATGCTGGCTTTGACGTGCCAGCGCGCGCGCGTTGCCGATGGACAGCAGGTGCTCGATCTGGGCTGTGGGTGGGGATCGCTCTCGCTCTACCTCGCTGAGCTGTATCCTAACAGTCGAATCATCGGCGTCTCCAATTCCCGCGCGCAGAAAGCATTCATTGACGCGGAAGCAGCGCGGCGCGGCCTGACCAATCTGCAGATCATCACCTCGGACATGAACAGCTTCAGCACGAGTCTACAATTTGACCGCATCATCTCGATTGAGATGTTCGAGCACATGCGAAATTACCAAACGTTGTTGGCTCGCATTGCGTCGTGGATGAAGCCGGATGGGTTGCTCTTCGTGCACATCTTTTGCCATCAGAAGTACGCTTATCCGTATGAAGATCGAGGGCCGAATGATTGGATGGCGCGGCATTTCTTCACAGGCGGCATCATGCCATCGCACGATCTCTTGCTCCATTTTCAGAACGATGTTCGCGCACTGGATCGCTGGCGGATCAGCGGCGTTCATTACCAACGTACCTGCCAGGCGTGGTTGAACAAGATGGATCAACACAGATCAAAGATACTCGCCATATTCGCCGACGTGTATGGCCGTAGTCAAGCTGTCAAACGCTGGGTGTATTGGCGCGTGTTCTTCATGGCGTGCGCTGAGCTGTTCGGGTATCGTCAGGGGCAGGAGTGGGGTGTGTCCCACTATTTGTTTGAAAAACGAGATTGCTGA